aattgaAAATTAAGCAAAATTGTAGAGCGAACTGCTAAACCTACGGAGGCACCAAATTTGGTGTttacccttccccttctcccaTAGAGCTTTGTACCCTTCTTCGGAAAAGTGACCCTTCTTGGGTCAATGCTACAAATAGGCACACCAAACAATTAAGCAAAAACCTCACCTATATCGCTCGAAATCTTCACCTTGGCATTAAAAATTCTTCCTAGCGAGTGTGCGCAGTTAAGTGCCAATTCGTTGAGCAGTGTGGAGGAGATAGCCATTTCTCTTTCTCGTTCAGGGTTCCGGCTGActcctgttcttcttctctctcTAATTTTAACTTCATCCAGCTCATGCATTGAGGTGTAATCAGTGTGACTCATGCCGCAGGGCAGtaaatatttcaaaaagTTCTTGTCAAGGTTGAAATTTAAAGCCATTCCATGCATGGATAtgtattttcttattttcacaCCGATTGAAATGAGCTTTTTATCTTTGTAAAAAACGCCAATGGAATTTTCCTTAGTATGcgcttttattttaaatttgtcCAGAATTTCGACTCCAACCTTTTGTATATTATTTACTGTTTTGTGTAGGTCAAACGAGCTTTCTGTCTTTTTGTTGAGGTTAGTGTTGCATGAGTGTGGAAGCCTTTCCTCATTGTGTTCTTCCATTTGATATTGTTCCCCCTCGTAATCATCCTTACGTTGGGACAAATGGGACCCCCCCCTTTCGCTATAGTTACAGGGATACCTTTTTAAATCTAAAATGAAATACAAGATTAGCTGTCCCGGTCCATGATATGTTACCTTTCCTCCTCTGTTAATACGATATATCGGCATTTTGactttatttccattttgtgaaaacCTGTCAAAAtagtttttcccttcatcaTAATTTTCACTCTCATCTATTTCGCTTTTAATATATTCGTGTTTAttaacaaattggaaaagagTCCTTTCGTCGAAGTTGTTGTACATATCCCCTAATTCCTCAATGTAGTAATTCCTTTTATCCAGAAGGATGTCACCCAGGTGTGCTGAGCTTCCTAAGGTGTAGCATGGAGTATGCTGAAGAATGAAGCAAAAATCATATTTCTTAAGATTTTCTTCAAACCTCTCAATTTTAGCTTTCACGAATTTAGGTGTGTTCGAATGTATGGGAAATTTGTTTCCACTTTGGAAATTAATTTTGGATTGATGCAACCAGTTTTGCAGTTCAAAAGCGAGTTTGTAATTTATAAGTTTTTTGCTCAAATCAAAAATGAGAATTTCATTTGTCGAGTGTGCTTTCCGTGTGTTgtacttctccttttttaaagaCCCGCTGATTGTCTGTACAAACGCTCTTTTGTGCGCTTTGTATTTCACACCCTTCAGCAGACTAGTACACCTTGTTCGGAGGATTTGTTCTTCATTCTTTAACTTCTTCGTGGAGCAAACGATCACAAGGCTTATCGCAGCCTGCACCAAAAGGAGTCTCTTAATCATTTATGGGGATCAAAGCGCAGGGGTGTGTGCGTGGTGCGTATATAACGCTGTCCTACTATGgcataatttattttattcgttttcactttttcttatGTAGTTAGTGGCCAGTGTGTGTGTTTCTAGGTTGGGGGTGACTGTTTCCccaattttgtcatttttgtgGTAGATCCAAATTCCCCTGATATAGTCACAAAAGTggattttatatatttttttttacaaagttGTGAGGAGCTATACGGTGATAAATATCGCCTTCAATGTGGCTCCCTTCCGTTCCTACAAGTATGACGTGCCTCTTTAAAAAGAAGCAGTAAATCCCTTtggggaaattattttaagagaaaaaattatcattatGGAGTTAACCAAAATTGTAAAACGACGTCCccaaatttttgcaaacggAAGAACGGAAGGTCTACTTGCATTTTCgtgttggaattttttttttttttttttttttaaaataatttcctgaACCTTAAAGAGTGACACTGAACAGATTAATGCGCACATTGCGTGGATAtaattgcttttttttttttttccaaatctATATGGTTACCACTTTTTTCGTTCTGTTTcgcttttccttcaaattgttTCAAAGGTTAATTGGGGCGTGAAATTAATTCGCGTCCTTGTATgttttatttaattaaaaaaaaatgaggacaCATACGAATGAATTACCAGCGGATACATGTGTGGaggagagtaaaaaaaaaaaaaaaaacagcggGTGTATGTTACACGGTGGCCATAAATGAGGGGCATATCATGGCggaataataatttaaagCATTCGCGAGTGCGCACGCATGATGTTATAATTCTTCTATCTGAGCACACAAACAGTACTTCTACCTGTGTATGGGGGTACTCCTCCAATGTACGTGCGCCTTGGGCTCCCCCCTCCCTCAGCCTATCAATATTTTGGGGATTAGTTTAAATGGGTTCAGCGTAAATTCGTCATTGTAGTGAAGTCCATATCCAAATATGAAGGGCGTGAAGCAGTAGAAGAGGAGTGGCCTTATGATGTAATCGCACAGGTGAATTGACATGGAATACATCTGTAAAGGGGGAGTAATTATTTTAGGGGCATATATGTGCGGCGCGGGGAGGTAGGCATACAGATCGGGAAGGCGTTGTCCCCTCGattattttcctcccatGTATCACTTGCGCAGTGTCAAGcggaaaagaggaaactctcttttctcctttcagcTCATTCGCGTACGGCCTTAAGGTACACGTTCCTTTACCTTGTTAATCATCTTCGAGGAAAGGGAATTGCTGTTCCCCTTTGCCATTGTGTAATCCGGTTTGTTAAAATTCATGTTTGGGGGGGGCGGGGAGTTTACTGGACCAGGGCGTTGACCTATATTTTTGTTCCGTTTTAGTACTACACTCAAGGGGCACGAGTGAAGCTAGGTGATTTGTTTGGTATATCTTTGCTTTGATTTTCCTTGATTTGCtttactatttttatttttatttttatttttatttttatttttattttttttttttttttttccttaacgtGAACGTGGCAACTCGTTTCAGGTGGTCCGCGGAGCGGTTACTTTTAACTATAGCAGCCCATGGCTCCGCCAACAAATGGTGACCAACTCCCTGCGTAAATCACATGGGTGTAGTTGCGCAAAAGTGGAGCTTAAgctggatttttttttttttttttttttttttttttttgtgcatgaTACAttgcaagggaaaaaaatgacttaaaagaaatggcacttttttatgtatccccacatggaaaaaaaaaaaaaaaaaagaaaaagaaaaaagaaagaaaaatctcTTTTACAAGTGTGGATACTAATCGTAGCAAGCACAAAAACGGAGAATGATTGAGGAATGAAATAGAgcaaaacgggaaaaaaaaaaaaaaaaaaaaaaaaaaaaaaaaaaaaaagagcaaagcCAAACAGAGAAAAGAGCTAGTTGCTAGGAATAGCAAGGAATGCAtagcaaaaaggaacatgACCTATCAGGCTGGAAAGCTCCTTAAAATTTGAGTGCACGTAAGCAGTCCATCGATCAAGAGGGCGGCGAAGCGGGAGTGCTATCAAGTGGAAGTCCAAATCGATAGTACTATCCCAAGCGGGAGTATCTGTGCTTTCCCCGAGGAACAGTCGTAACCCAGGCACACCATATCCCCCATTTGCCACCCCTCCTTGGTGTGTGCACCGAAATCAACATTTCCTCCGCGGAGTTTTACTGACGCAAGATGAAGAGCATGTCGTCGTACGACACGGGGCCGGAATCCTCGGAGCTGAGCTCGTTCAGTCTGAAGAGGAAGTCGTCATCCAAGGGGAAGGGCGACAAACATagcaaggggaaaaatgtggaaaagagTAACAGCGCAGATTACAGTGAcgagaaagaaacaaaaaagaaagacgaacagaagaagaaaaaaaacgagcagaaagataaaaagagCATAATGAGCAATGATCAaagtaaaaatgcaaaaagtggaaaacaGAGTAACGTTGAAAAGACCCCAGTAGACATGTTCAAaagtaaattaaaattattaacggacaatataattattattgcaattattttatcctttatGACACTGATAACGTTTAAatatttggaagaaaaatattccatGGAGAAATATCTGGAGGAGGGAGATTCCTTTGATTATTATGAGGTGttaaaatgcaaaagaagTGACagcataaataaaataaaaaaaaattatcgtgATTTATCGAAAATATACCATCCAGATAGCAACAAGGATTGTAAGGATTGTGACAAAAAGTTTAGAGATATTACAAAGGCATATAAAACCTTGTCTGATCCGAGATTGAAAAAGGCATATGATCATTCGAAAGGAAAAGTTTTAAAGTTAATTGAGTCTAACAGTATTAATTTGACCATGAGAAATTATAAGGATTTGGTGGAGAATTCCAATGACTACTGGATCATTCAGGTTTATTCAGACACAGATAATCTAAGTTTGAATTTCTCCAAAATTTGGGAAGAAGCATTCGATAAATATAATGAGTATATATCTTTTGGacgtataaatatattgaCAGATAAAAAATTAGTTAAGGCTAAAGTACCTTttaatgtgaaaatttttcctacCATCTTTATTCTGGCACCAGATGGGACCTATCAGTTATATTCAAATATCTTTAATGCCACATCAAAAGATTTCCAATCATATATTATTAGCAACTATCCTAACTTAATATATAACGTGCATGATTTTAACAAGGCGTATTATTCACTGATGAAGAAAAGTGACTCTGTCAGTAAAAGTGGATCTTCTCACattgataaaaataataaggtGCTTCTTCTGTCCAACAAAAATAAGTTAAGCCTTCAAGCCAAGCACATCACGTTCAAGTATAGGAACATTTACACTACCTATGCCATACGCTACAACGAAATTGACAGCTTAACAGATGAGCCACTCAAGAAGGAAATTATAGACGCCCTTAAAGTGCTCAGTGTAAAAAAGAGTGAATAcattaaggaaaatgaaaatattgaTTACTTCATTTTGGTGAATAATAAAGCACAAGTGAAAATTATTAGACGAATTTCCTCTACGAATATTAAGAATGTATATAAAGATGCCCTCATGAAAAACATGGTAGAAATTAACGCTACCAATGTCGACTCCGTTTGTTCTACTGTCGGTTCCAGACACACCTACTGTTATGTTACCATCATCGATAATCTGAACAATGAAGATACACTAACAacattgaagaaaatttatcaACATGTAAATAATTCCTACGCAAGTTTTACCTCCAAATTGGGTGCGGATGAAATTGAGAGCAACATGTTCATTCAACCAGTCTATTTACTAAAATCCAGTATGACAAAAAATTTCTCCAAATTTGTTAAGGACAAATCTGTAACCACTTATGACTCTTTCTTTATGGACTATTCTGCCAACACCTTTGCCACAgtaaatgaaataaagaattTAAGTAATTATtcacagaagaaggaagacctttcttttctttccaacATTTACAAAGACATTGAAATTTTGACTTTTGAGAAAATCCCCAAGTACTGTCTACCCTTGGGGGTTAATTGTCTCTATAACCCCAAGAAGACCTTTTCCTATCGACtgtataatatttttaagagGACTTCCCAAATGCAGGTCATCGTTTCTGCCGTCGTgggttttttcctttacccttCTTTTAAACAGTACGGTCAGTTGAGGTACGCTTATCTCGCTGCCTCCATAGGTGCTACCCTCCTCGTTACTAACATCAAGGATTTTTTACTCCTCTTGGCGAATTAGCTGAATGTTAGTGAAAAATGTTAGCGGCATGCTGTTGGGAACTCCTTGCGCGCTACggtttcctctttttttgttacctCCCGTGGTAGCCGCGCCTTGGCGGCTCTGCTTGCGTGCACTCCATCATGTTCATCTGATGAACTCATCGAACTATCACCTCTTTGGAAGGAACAAGTCGACTTCCCTAAACCGATTCACATAAACCGGTTGACATAAACCGGTTGCCTATGTAGTTGCTactgtgttttttttattttttttttattttatttttccgcCGCTTAACTAGCGGTTAGCTGATGAGATAACCCCattaagggggggaaacTTCAATGAAGAGTCACCCATTGCCTGAGCTTTTCCCACTTCCCCATCCCGTCCAGTTTGATCCACTCATATAAAAACTACAGAAAGTGGTGTTCTCAGGGGGGGGCGTCAAGTACTTCCTCCCCCACCCCTATCATTTTAATCACACACGCATAAAGATGCATCTGCGCATTTGGTTTAGTAACACAGGTTGATTTCAGCTCTAACACATGGTTACCTCTTCCCggaggaaccttcttttagAATAACATATTgatctttttatttctcaaaCTACATTACATTCTCGCGGTAACTCCTCAAATTCATGCAGATTCGTGTATTCGTTCGTGACAT
This DNA window, taken from Plasmodium knowlesi strain H genome assembly, chromosome: 13, encodes the following:
- a CDS encoding lipoate-protein ligase B, putative — translated: MIKRLLLVQAAISLVIVCSTKKLKNEEQILRTRCTSLLKGVKYKAHKRAFVQTISGSLKKEKYNTRKAHSTNEILIFDLSKKLINYKLAFELQNWLHQSKINFQSGNKFPIHSNTPKFVKAKIERFEENLKKYDFCFILQHTPCYTLGSSAHLGDILLDKRNYYIEELGDMYNNFDERTLFQFVNKHEYIKSEIDESENYDEGKNYFDRFSQNGNKVKMPIYRINRGGKVTYHGPGQLILYFILDLKRYPCNYSERGGSHLSQRKDDYEGEQYQMEEHNEERLPHSCNTNLNKKTESSFDLHKTVNNIQKVGVEILDKFKIKAHTKENSIGVFYKDKKLISIGVKIRKYISMHGMALNFNLDKNFLKYLLPCGMSHTDYTSMHELDEVKIRERRRTGVSRNPEREREMAISSTLLNELALNCAHSLGRIFNAKVKISSDIGEVFA
- a CDS encoding DnaJ protein, putative, encoding MKSMSSYDTGPESSELSSFSLKRKSSSKGKGDKHSKGKNVEKSNSADYSDEKETKKKDEQKKKKNEQKDKKSIMSNDQSKNAKSGKQSNVEKTPVDMFKSKLKLLTDNIIIIAIILSFMTLITFKYLEEKYSMEKYLEEGDSFDYYEVLKCKRSDSINKIKKNYRDLSKIYHPDSNKDCKDCDKKFRDITKAYKTLSDPRLKKAYDHSKGKVLKLIESNSINLTMRNYKDLVENSNDYWIIQVYSDTDNLSLNFSKIWEEAFDKYNEYISFGRINILTDKKLVKAKVPFNVKIFPTIFILAPDGTYQLYSNIFNATSKDFQSYIISNYPNLIYNVHDFNKAYYSLMKKSDSVSKSGSSHIDKNNKVLLLSNKNKLSLQAKHITFKYRNIYTTYAIRYNEIDSLTDEPLKKEIIDALKVLSVKKSEYIKENENIDYFILVNNKAQVKIIRRISSTNIKNVYKDALMKNMVEINATNVDSVCSTVGSRHTYCYVTIIDNLNNEDTLTTLKKIYQHVNNSYASFTSKLGADEIESNMFIQPVYLLKSSMTKNFSKFVKDKSVTTYDSFFMDYSANTFATVNEIKNLSNYSQKKEDLSFLSNIYKDIEILTFEKIPKYCLPLGVNCLYNPKKTFSYRLYNIFKRTSQMQVIVSAVVGFFLYPSFKQYGQLRYAYLAASIGATLLVTNIKDFLLLLAN
- a CDS encoding mitochondrial import receptor subunit TOM7, putative; this translates as MNFNKPDYTMAKGNSNSLSSKMINKMYSMSIHLCDYIIRPLLFYCFTPFIFGYGLHYNDEFTLNPFKLIPKILIG